CGCCCCGGGTGTCCGACCCCGTGCTTCTGCGGATCTCCGCCATCGTCCTCGTCGTCATGATGCCGCTGCTGGTCATCGGCATCGCACCGTGGATGCCGGCATTGGGTGCCGCCGTCGTGCTCACGATCGTCTTCGCGTGGCGCTCGCCGACGGCCCTGCGCTGGGCGCTCGTGCCGTGGCAGCTCGTCGTTTTCGCGTCCGGCCTGTTCCTCGCCGTGGGTGCGGCCGAGGCTCTCGGGTCGGGCGCCCTCCTCGCCGCGGCGACCGGTTCGGGAGAAGACCTCGTCTCGCTCTGGCAGGTCGCCGGGGTCGGCATGCTGGGCGCGAACGTGGTGAACAACCTGCCGGCCTACCTTGCTCTCGAATCCGCCGCCGGCTCCCCCGTGCGGCTCGCCGCTCTGCTCATCGGCGTCAACGCGGGTCCGCTGATCACGCCGTGGGCGTCGCTGGCGACCCTGCTCTGGCACGAGCGTCTGCACGCCGTCGGGGTCGATGTGCCCTGGAATCGCTACATTCTCCTGGGTCTCGTCGTCGCCCCGCTCACGGTCGCGCTCGCCGTCATCCCGCTCGCGTTGCACTGACGACTGCTCACGCAGATGCCCTCTCGGCTCAGGCGACGGTGAGATCGACCTGGATCTCGCCGGCGAGGGCTTCGAGCGCGGCGGTGAGCGTCTCGGCATCCGCTGCGGCCGGCAGGCTGACGGTGACGGTCGCCTCGAAAAGCGTGCCGCCGGCCATGGGGGCCTCGAGGGTGCGGCTGCGGAAGGTGTCGATGCTGAGCGCGTGCGCGGCGATGGCGGCGGTGACGTCGCGGACGATGCCCGGGCGGTCGTTGCCCAGGACGGTGAAGGAGACGGCGTGGGGCGCGTCGACGGATGCCGCGGACGGAGCGTCGTGCGTCGTGACGCGCAACAGCCCGTCAAGGCTGCCGAGAGCGGCAGTGAGGGCCCGCTGCTGATCGTCGGGCACCGCGACGAGCACGATGCCCGCGAACGCGCCGGCCAGCTCGGCGAGTTCGCTCTGCTCCCAGTTGCCGCCGTGATCGGCGATGGTGCGGGCGAGAGCGCTGACGAGTCCGGCGCGATCGTCGCCGACGACGGTGAGCACGAGGTGGGCCATGCGGCGAGCCTAACGCTCAGGCTGCGGCGGGTGCGAGCGTCGCCGCACGCCGCCCCATCATCGCCACGAGAACGACCATCAGAAGGGCCAGAGCAAACGCCACCCAGCCGGATCCGATGCCCGCGCCGCCGTCGGCGGCCGGTTTCGCGAGGGCGTCGGCGACGGAGGCGCCCCACGGTCGTGTGAGGACGTACGCCGCCCAGAACGTCGGCACCGCGGGCCAGCGGGCCCACCGGAAACCCGCGGCGATCGCTGCGATCGCCAGCGTGAACAGGGCGATGGAGCCGACGTAGCCGATGCCGAGGCCCACCGCCGTCAGGTCTCCGACGGCGGTGCCGAGCGCAAAGGTTCCGACGACGGCGGCCCAGTAGAAGAGCTCACGGCGTGCCGTTGTGATCGCGTGCACGGACACGGTCCCCTCCGTGCGCCGCCACGCCGCGAAGACGACCGCCAGGCCGGCCGCGCCGATTGCCGCGGTGAGGATGTACGGCACGCCCAGGGCGACATGCATCACATCCGCGGCCATCGTGCCGAACACACCGACGGCGGCGACGGCCGTCCAGTACGCGGTTGGGCCGTATCGCCGGCGCGTGAGCTGGAAGCCGACGGCGCCGACGAAGAAGGCGAAGCCGAGAAGAACCGCGAGCTCGGGAGCCATGATGCGGATGGAGTAGTCGGAGACGGC
The DNA window shown above is from Microbacterium laevaniformans and carries:
- a CDS encoding COG4705 family protein, with translation MPDLRDLPDQLPPPAAQSRVPEPTLIFWGTKATSTALGEAVSDYSIRIMAPELAVLLGFAFFVGAVGFQLTRRRYGPTAYWTAVAAVGVFGTMAADVMHVALGVPYILTAAIGAAGLAVVFAAWRRTEGTVSVHAITTARRELFYWAAVVGTFALGTAVGDLTAVGLGIGYVGSIALFTLAIAAIAAGFRWARWPAVPTFWAAYVLTRPWGASVADALAKPAADGGAGIGSGWVAFALALLMVVLVAMMGRRAATLAPAAA
- a CDS encoding glycine cleavage system protein R, producing MAHLVLTVVGDDRAGLVSALARTIADHGGNWEQSELAELAGAFAGIVLVAVPDDQQRALTAALGSLDGLLRVTTHDAPSAASVDAPHAVSFTVLGNDRPGIVRDVTAAIAAHALSIDTFRSRTLEAPMAGGTLFEATVTVSLPAAADAETLTAALEALAGEIQVDLTVA
- a CDS encoding ArsB/NhaD family transporter; translation: MDAVLLAVIGAVLLLLGGAAVVFGVLPVDAALEIGDRVWPILLFVVAVTIVAELAARAGVFDAAAARLARLSRGRVIVLWLMVVVFAAVVTAFLSLDTTAVLLTPVVVAVARANGLSPMPFAFATVWLANTASLFLPVSNLTNLLAAHRLGDLDALGFLGLLGPSAIIATVVTVILLWLTNRRDLRGRSTPARPPRVSDPVLLRISAIVLVVMMPLLVIGIAPWMPALGAAVVLTIVFAWRSPTALRWALVPWQLVVFASGLFLAVGAAEALGSGALLAAATGSGEDLVSLWQVAGVGMLGANVVNNLPAYLALESAAGSPVRLAALLIGVNAGPLITPWASLATLLWHERLHAVGVDVPWNRYILLGLVVAPLTVALAVIPLALH